The Sagittula stellata E-37 sequence GTTGTCCGAGACCCGCGCCATGTTGGAGCCGCGCGGCACCTCCACGCAGATCGGCGCGCTCAGCGGCCCCTCCGCGGAATATTCGGCCTGCGCCCACAGAAGGACGCCGCCAAAGAGAAACAGCGCGACGACCAAAAGGGTCAGCGCGTTCGAGGCGATGCTGCGCCACATGATATTGCCCCTATATTGCCCTTTGCTCCGCCCCTCGCACGGGGGCCTGTGCTCACCTCGTTCAGGCGCGCCCGGCTGACCGCGCGCGCCCGGATCCTCAGTCGACCTTGCCGAAGATCACACTGGCATTGGTGCCGCCGAAACCAAAGCTGTTCGACAACGCATAGGCGATCCGCCGCTCGCGCTTGGCGTTGGGCGCCAGGTCCACGGGTGTCTCGACCGCCGGATTGTCGAGGTTGATCGTCGGCGGCGCCACCTGGTCGCGGATCGCGAGGATCGAAAAGATCGCCTCGATCGCGCCCGCCGCCCCCAGCAGGTGGCCGGTCATCGACTTGGTCGAGGACATGGTCACCTTCGAGGCATGCTCGCCAAGAAGCCGCTCCACCGCGCCAAGCTCGATGGTGTCCGCCATGGTCGACGTGCCGTGCGCGTTGATATAGTCGATGTCCGCCGGCGTCAGCCCCGCGTCCTTCAGCGCCGCGCGCATCGACCGCTCGCCGCCCTCACCCGTCTCCGACGGCGCGGTGATGTGGTAGGCGTCGCCGGTCAGCCCGTAGCCGCGGACCTCGGCGTAGATCTTCGCACCGCGCGCCTTGGCATGCTCGTATTCCTCCAGCACCACGACGCCCGCGCCCTCGCCCATGACGAACCCGTCGCGGTCGGCGTCATAGGGGCGGCTCGCGGCCTTCGGATCGTCGGCGCGTTTGGTCGACAGCGCCTTGCAGGCGTTGAACCCCGCGATGCCGATCTCGCAGATCGCCCCCTCGGCGCCCCCCGCCAGCATCACGTCCGCATCGCCGTACTTGATC is a genomic window containing:
- the fabF gene encoding beta-ketoacyl-ACP synthase II, whose amino-acid sequence is MERAAMARRVVVTGLGLVTPLADGVEASWSRLLEGQSGAGPITRFDASHLGTTYACEVPLGDGSDGTFNCDAYMDKKEQRKVDEFIKFGIAAADQAVRDSGWMPEDEDSRERTGVMIGSGIGGLSSIADTALLIRDKGPRRVSPFFIPGALINLISGNVSIRYGFKGPNHAVVTACSTGAHAIGDAARLIKYGDADVMLAGGAEGAICEIGIAGFNACKALSTKRADDPKAASRPYDADRDGFVMGEGAGVVVLEEYEHAKARGAKIYAEVRGYGLTGDAYHITAPSETGEGGERSMRAALKDAGLTPADIDYINAHGTSTMADTIELGAVERLLGEHASKVTMSSTKSMTGHLLGAAGAIEAIFSILAIRDQVAPPTINLDNPAVETPVDLAPNAKRERRIAYALSNSFGFGGTNASVIFGKVD